A portion of the Carya illinoinensis cultivar Pawnee chromosome 11, C.illinoinensisPawnee_v1, whole genome shotgun sequence genome contains these proteins:
- the LOC122282936 gene encoding protein NBR1 homolog — protein MDFYGPELEEIKVKVGDTLKLIKYEKYSALEMDSLREEIRDLFNIPVDADFTLTYADHFGDVITISDDHDLDKAAAQGRITVQLSNINKGVNSYAPCPNIKTRVIAEGLQSVPQQICEALKLHETLLKIPEDIVSKAATGPVLVELVDFISKMTQSYLNLDSQTTQSRADSTTQNKKNKNKNKNKKTTQNVADGTKLRMPYGFANDN, from the exons atggatttttatggaCCTGAACTAGAAGAGATCAAG GTTAAAGTTGGAGATACTCTGAAGCttatcaaatatgaaaaatattcggCCCTTGAAATGGATAGTTTGAGGGAGGAAATCCGTGATTTATTTAATATTCCTGTTGATGCTGACTTTACCCTGACATATGCTGACCATTTTGGTGATGTGATAACAATTTCTGATGATCATGATCTGGATAAGGCGGCTGCACAGGGCAGGATCACTGTGCAACTGAGCAACATTAACAAAGGTGTTAACTCCTATGCTCCATGTCCGAATATCAAAACCAGAGTCATTGCTGAGGGTTTACAATCTGTGCCACAACAGATCTGTGAAGCACTTAAACTACATGAAACACTTTTAAAGATTCCGGAGGATATAGTTTCTAAAGCTGCCACTGGTCCAGTTCTTGTTGAGCTTGTTGATTTTATATCAAAGATGACACAATCCTACCTCAATCTGGATTCGCAAACTACTCAATCTCGTGCAGACTCAACTAcacagaataaaaaaaataaaaataaaaataaaaataaaaaaactacacAAAATGTGGCTGATGGTACAAAACTTCGAATGCCTTATGGATTCGCGAATGACAATTAG